The Porites lutea chromosome 11, jaPorLute2.1, whole genome shotgun sequence genome contains the following window.
GCTCTGTTCTTtgcttaactcgccttaacgtTCTTGAAAGGCGGTGAAGCATACATACACACCTACCTACCTACATAGATACATTTTGTTTGAACTCGAAGTACCAGAGTAGCTCTATTGAGTTAATATTGTAGAGAAAAACAAGTAAATTAATGAGTGAATCATAATTCATAGCTAAGAACAAGGAACAAGTTCATTTCGCAGCTTGGTAACAAATAGCCTTACGTCGGCCATAACTTGTGATTCTTGGTCAACATATACCTAGATTGCTTTGATCTTTTGCAGGGCACGCGGAATACACAACTGGTTACTTTTGCTTGCAAAAGATTGATATGATTAACTATAGTGGTACATGTAAGCGTGCTAATTCTTTGacgcttttaaaaaaatcagtcCGAACTGAAATGCGATTCTTCAAGTTGGCGACTCTCCTTAAAACTACTGTACTTCCTTGCATAATTGCTTTAAAATAATGGTTAAAACAGGGGGCGCTTATTGCAAGGAGGGCGCTTAATCGATAGAGGCGCTCATGAATTTTTCCTTGAACGAAGTGTAACTATGTGTCGGCTAAAAGTAATATTAAAAGCCTTTCATTTGCTAAATCAGTAGTTCAGTAATCAAGCGTACCGTGGTCCAACTATAAAACAcctaaccctttaagcccccaCATATTAATTCTCCctactgatcttcatacatttccttaaagaattagttgagagagtttgataacagatcaaagcactTTCTCTtcggtgatcattttattaactctcataatcatttcttttgacaaaatatggatattgttaggagaatgttgatgttggtcactattgggactcaGATtgattgggacttaaagggttaactgtCAAATGTATCGGTATGCGtgcatgtttataaaatatCGATTATCTCATCATCTATCGAGATCATCCTCTACAATGATATACGGATCTTCGCATTCCCCTTGTATCCCTACTATCAGTTACTAATCTGCTCCTGCTactatttaagaaaaagttgagggggtggggggcgcTTGTATGATATTATGGACTAAGGGGAGGTCGCTTATTGGAGCATGAGCGCTTATCATAAGAGAAAATACGGTAACTTTGCAATCTGAAACGCTGTGATGGTGGTGTCACCATTCTGCTATTTTATCCTATTGTCCTGTTGATAAGAACACAATAAGCCAACTAGCGCGTAAGACAGTTACACAGATATAACTGAATAACAGAGCCCGTCTTCTTAATATATGGGATCCGAGATTGTTAACTTTTTTTACGGTTAGAAAATAGGGAAGGACTATTCACTTATGgttatttttgacgttttaaaattttaaccctCTCAGTTCTGATAGACCTAATGGTGAAATTTCCTTTTGTAAAATGTAAGAAATATGAAATACTATGCAAACGTTTTACTAAAGAGGTTTGATTTGAGCGGTAACACCATGAGATTTCGCCCTCAGATTTAAAAGTTAGGGTTATAATTAATCTCGCCACGAGATCGATTCTTACCTGTATGAACAACGTTCTATGTTTATTCGAGATCATTTCCGCGCCCCTTTTTTTGTCGCACTAACCTCTCTCCTCCACGGAGGCTCTTGCCGGGTATCCATAATCACAAAGTAGCAGCCCATGGGGACGTCGCTCGCGCGCTTTCTTTTATGCCTCCccacaaaacaaaagaggcctctgcggtGGAAAGAGCGCACTGATAAAAATTTTCTGCGGCATTGTTTTCACGGAAATCCCCCAATGCCACATTCTGGAATACACCTTGCCAGTGTCTAaagttttgctgtttttttttctaaagcttTCTACCAGAAAACTGATAGATGAACATTGAATAGAGTTGATAACGTGAATTTCCCACTTTAAAACGATTGAAAAGCTGCCAATGGAACGATTTATTCGCTCTGACGAACAGCTAGCGTTGGAAACGTTAGTCTTCTTCGCATGCGCCTGAGTAACGTATTGTCACGCCCCCCGTTCGCCGGCaattttatgacgtcataagtggtACAAGGGGCGTGGTTCTTCGTGGGTTGTTGAAGTGGGACTAGATCATTCTTGGGCAGCCTGCGTAGAAGGCGCTTGGATCTAATACGGGTGTTGCAGGCGCTTCATACGAAGGCTCAACCTTGGGTAGCCATACTGTTAACTGTAACTCGAAAAAAACTGTTAACAACTTTGATgtaatttttcaatgtttaatTGTGCCACGGTTCTTAAAAACTTGCTGtttgctttaaaagaaaacCGGAACTACTCTCTTGGCCAAGCCTGCAAGGAACTTAATTAACAACTATTTATCAAGGCCACGAATTGCTTTTTTTCGCATGCGTAGACGACCGGAGAAAACCTGAGATTTCGGGTGTCAAATGCGATGGTCTTAGATAATACGAGAAACTACAGCTCTTATAGAGACTAGTGTCCTCGGGCGTGTTCGCGTGTTTTACTCGCGCGACTGCCActataaagaaaaattaaggcAACTCTGTCCTCCCTAAAGATTAAGCTCAGAGCGGGATGGGGGGATTTTCATATGTGCAGAATCCGCTGGCGTGAAGGGCTTATGATAAAAGGACGGTTAATTTGCAACCAGGAGAATTAGCGCCATACGACAGCGAGGAGGAGACGCGAGCGCATCATCCTGGCCTAGACACGGCGTCTGCTACGCGGGCAGCGTCTGATGGATCTTTCGACTCGCACACACTCGTGCAGTAGATACCCATAACGCCCCCCCTTAGTCTCTAAGGAGGATACAGGCAAGACCTTATTacttacaattatttttttggtggCTTTTAACGCTTGATTAGTATGATTAGTTTCTGGATTCTGTTCCTTACAGTTCGGTGTGCCCTCCATCAACAGTTTTCAACTCATCGGTGGTATCCTTAAAGCCCCCGACCGGTGTCGACAGCGAGAGCTTGAGCTTTTTCCCCTGTGGCTGTACCTTGTCAAGGTATATCACGCGGACAGTCAGATCATTGTAGGTACGATAGTACAGCGCCTTATGGGTAAGGTCCTTGGCCCCGATCCAGTTGGTATAATCTTCGCCGGCAACTCCATGGGGAATATCCACAGTATTCAGGATATGGATAGCCAAGTTTACGGCCTCGTCGCTCGTCTTGGCGAACTCgttattttttcttgcaaaagatTGATATGATTAACTACAGTGGTACATGAAAGCGTGCTAACTCTTTGATGCTTTCCAAAAAATCAGTCCGAACTGAAATGCGTTTTTCAAGTTTGGCAACTCTCCTTAAAGCTACTGTACTTCCTTGAATAATTGCTTTAAAATAATGGGTAAAACAGGGGGCGCTTATTGCAAGGAGGGTGCTTAATCGATAGAGACGCTCATGAAGTTTTCCTTGAACGAAGTGTAACTTTGTTTCggctaaaacaaatattaataGCCTTTTATTTACTAAAACAGTAGTTCAGTAATCAAGCGTACCGTAGTCCCATCATAAAACACTTAATTCATTAAGCCCCAATATCGACATACAAATTCTCgatactgatcttcatacatttccttaaagaattagttgcgagtgtttgataacagatcaaagcattttctcttaagtgatcattttattaactctcataaccatttctcttggcaacatatggatattgttaggagaaagttgatgttggtcactattgggactcaGATTGATTGGGACTCAAAGGGTTCACTCTCAAATGTATCGGTATGCGTACATGTTTATAAATTATCGATTATTCCATCATCCATCGAAATCATCCTCTACAATGTTACATGGATCTTCACATTCCCCTTCCATCCCTACTATTAGGAGCTGATTACTAATCTGCTCCTGCTACTATTTAAGAAAGTGAGGAAGGGGCCCTTATtcgagggggaggggctggggggggggtGCTTGTATGATATTATGGTCTAACGGGAGGGCACTTAATGGAGCATGCGCGCTTATCATCAGAGAAAATACGGTAACCTTCCAATTCGAAGCGCTGTGATGGTGGTGTCATCATTCTGCTATTTTACCCGCTTGTACTGTTGATAAGAACACAATAAGCCAACTAGCGCGTAAGACAGTGACACAGATATAACTGAATAACAGAGCCCGTCTTCTTAATGTACTGGATCCGAGattgttaaatgtttttttctttttacggtTAGACAATAGGGAAGGGCTATTCAGTAACGGGTATCtttcgactttttaaaattagaacCCTCTCACTTCTAATAGACCTAATTGTCGCCCAAAAAAATTCACGcggaaattcaaatttcgcttTGTAAAATGTAAGAAATATGTAGTACTATGCGAACGTTTTACCAAACAGGTTTGATTTGAGCGGTGACACTATGGGATTTCGCCCTCAGATTTAAGAGTTAGAGTGATAATTAATCTCGCCACGAGATCGATTCTTACCTGTATGAACAACGTTCTACGTTTATTTCAGATCATTTCGGCGCCCCTTTTTTGTCGCACTAACCTCTCTCCTCCACAGAGGCTCTTGCTGGGTATCCATAATTACAAAGGAGCAAGCGCGTGGGGACGTCGCGAGCGCGCCTTCTTTTTCCCTCCCCACGACACAAAGAAGCCTCTGCGGTGGAAAGAGCGCACTGACAGCATTGTTTTCACGGAAATCCCCCAATGCCTCATTCTAGAATACACCTTGCCAGTGTCTAAAGTCTTGCTACTTCTTTTCTAAAGTTTTCTACCAGAATACTGATAGATGAACATTGAATTGAGTTACCACTTTTAAACGAATGGAAAAGCTAGCAATGGAACGATTGATTCGCTGTGACGAACAGCTACCGTTGGAAAcgttagtctccttcgcagccacTCGGGCCGGAGTCACGTATTGTCACGCCCCCCGTTCGCCGGCAATTTCATGACGTCATAAGTGGTACAAGAAGCGTGGTTCTACGTGGGTGTTTGAAGTGGGAATAGATCAACCTTGGGTAGCTTGGATCTAATACGGGTGTTCCAAGCAGCTCATACGAAGGGTCAACCTCGGGTACCCATACTGTTAACTGTAACTCGAAAAAAACTGTTAACAACTTTGACgtaatttttcaatgtttaatTGTGCCACGGTTCTTAAAACTTTAATATTGCTGTTTGCTTTAAAAGAAATCTGAACTACTGTCTAGGCCAAGCCTGCAAGGAACTTAATTAACAACTATTTATCGAGGCCACGAAATGCATTTTTTTCGCATGCGTAGACGAGCGAAGAAAACCCTTAGATTTCGGGTGACAAATGCGATGGTCTCGGTAGAGACTAGTGTCCTCGGGGCGTGGGCGCGTGTTTCACTCGCGCGACTgccactacaaaaaaaattagggcAACTATATCCTCCCTAAAAATTAACCTCAGGGCGGGGTTGGGGGATTTTCATATGTGCAGAATCCGCTGGCGTAAAGGGCTTATGATAAGGGGACGGTTAATTTGCAACCAAGAGAATTAGCGCTATACGACAGTGAGGAGGACACGCGAGCGCATCATCATTGGCTAGACACGGCGTCTGCTACGCGGGCAGCGTCTGATGGATCTTTCGACCCGCACACACTCGTGCAGTAGATACCCATAACGCCCCACCTTAGTCTCTAAGGAGGATACAGGCAAGACCTTATTacttacaattatttttttggtggCTTTTAACGCTTGATTAGTATGATTAGTTTCTGGATTCTGTTCCTTACAGTTCGGTGTGCCCTCCATCAACAGTTTTCAACTCATCGGTGGTATCCTTAAAGCCCCCGACCGGTTTCGACAGCGGGAGCTTGAGCATTTTCCCCTGTGGCTGTACCTTGTCGAGATATATCACGCGGACGGTCAGATCATTGTAGGTACGATAGTACAGCGCCTTATGGGTAAGGTCCTTGGCGACGATCCAGTTGGTATAGTCTTTGCCGGCAACTCCATGGGGAATATCCACAGTATTCAGGATATGGATAGCCAAGTTTACGGCCTCGTCGCTCGTCTTAACCGGATTAGCAAAGTGAGTCAGCGTAGCGGCGCGAACCAGTCTGGAGGGAGGTGTCAAATCGCCTGGGGTACCAAGCAAACCACTGCCTTGACCGAGGGGTGTGAAAACATCTCCGCCCAAATGCAAAGCCTCGTGTGCGGTTTTGTTGAGTTCAACATAATTACGAAGATTAATCATATGGAAATCATAAGGCGGAGAGTTGGTACACACGCCGACGGTGTTTTCGTAAACTGTTCTCCCCTTGTTAGTGAACTCGATTATGATGCCTGCTCCAGTTTTGTCGTTAATGGTATAGTGCATTTCTAGGGTGTCTATTTCCGACAAATTGACCTTTTGATCAAACACCAGCGGGAACGATCCGTTGTCCAATGCCTCTTGTACCTCCTGGACGGTTGCGAAGTTTCCCAGAATGAATTTAGGAAGTTGTAAATTAGATATAGACGATTTGTTGCACAAGCTCCCACAAACGTCCTGTGTTACAAACGAGAAGAgttaaatacattttaaaatgcACTTAGTAGCATATACGAAAGGAGGAGGCAGTCGCTTGAGAAAGATCCAAAGCCCTTCACCATGGAAGAGAAGTTAAATGCGATACTGAACTCTATTTGCATCAGCTCTTTGCATGAGAACAGATTGCACTTACCTTCGTTCTGAGAAAGAGTGGTAACTTGGGTTATTCGGAAATAgccaatttcttttttgacaACCGCATCGAGTACAATcgctaattttaaaaaactggtcGACTAGTTTTTATAAAGTTTTCAATTGATTGATGACCGACTAGTGCATATTGACATGTGCTAGGGACAATGATGGAGCACCATCAAGGAAGGATTGTCCTAAGCCCCAAGCCCTCACCTTTTtacaaccttgtccccagggctttACACTTAGAAAATgggaggagaaggaaaagcacATGGCATCCATTGGTCACGTGTTCTCTCATGCACTCTAAAATCTTGGATATAATAAAATTAGCGCTGTGGAAAATGTGAATTTCTCGCCCATCACATTTTCGTAGGAAAAAGCCGTAGGGAGGAGATTgatcttttatattttttacctTGCCAAGAAAAGTACCTCTTTTCATGTCTGTACTCGTTGATCCCACTCGTTGATCCCAGCTCATTTACGTAGCTCTAGCCTGGAAAAGCACGGGCAGCCTTTTCAAGCGGAGTATCCCTGCCCTCCCAGGTGCTCCCGGGCGTTCGATGTTTTAACCGCGCGCATGGCGCTGTTCACGAAGGGATCAGTCCATCTCTCATTGCCTAGTCCCTACGCACCTCATTATTTTGTGTGGGTTACGCGTTTCGAGttacgtggtccgagcgagtctCCCGgccgttcgcctcggatacgtcatcgacatgcattgaccgagaaggcctgggaaaacgccgAATAGGGACAAGGCAACGTCTCTAATGGAAGGCCTGGGTCATAGTGTCTTAgattttctttctaaaaaagTAATCACTGTGAGCATTCGAGACATTTACGCAGATCTCAAGTGCCCAGGCCCCACCAGACAATCACAGTGTTGCTGCTCGCCAATTCTCGCGGCAAAAAGAAAGCCAAACTAAGGGTAACAAAGGCAGAGTCGTAACATTTACTCTAACCTATCCACAgacgtttttcttccttttttcgaCAATTCCTTAGCGCGAGGGCGGAGCAAGATACGCGTGCTTAATAGGCTTCACTATCTGGACTAGATATGTACCTGGTACTTGGTAAAGTTGGGTAAATAAAGCGCACCCACAGACAATCCCTCGCTATTCATTCCATCACTGGCAACATCCTGACCGTTGCATTGAGGAGCATTGAGGTAGATGACGGTGTATCTATTTGTCCAGTCTTGAAGTGGTGCACCAGCATGATCAGTATTAGTGCAGTTAACGGATAGATTGACCTTTTGAAAATACCCCTGGGGTTCCACTATGATTTCTGACTGGAGATCGAAAGACCATTCCATACTCCTGCCGATGACTACAGTACTGTTGTCCTCTGTAGTTACTCGGATCTCCGTACAGGCTTTCGCGGTAAGAAACAGATGGAGCAGTAACTGAATTACGATGATTAACGTCATATCTTGTAGACTTGCTGATGACAATCTGAATCAACAtttaaggaaaataatataattcgTATCTAAATGGAGTGAACCAAAACTAATTCAGTTGTTTTCACAAGTCGATATCGGGGAATTATATCCTTAGATAATAAATTTCTGAAACAGGCTAATTTGGGAGATGTTACAAGACATTTTGGGATTTCATCCGTACCGTTGTTGTCTGTGAAATCCATTATTATGTTATCAGCTGAGTACCGGGGGTACTCCATATAATGGCCTCTACCGGAGAGGGGGGGGTATTTATTtaatacagggaggctccgacCGAAAGGGTTACCTTATTTAGGTTTCAGGTTAGCGATTGCAGTAGTTGAAGTATACAAAGGAGGGTAGGGAAATTAGTCATAACGGTCGGTATAAAAGccgggctaacagatgcattttatggctatgaaaaagtcaaaaaaactTTAGTGATTTAgtgatttttatattttttaacggACAGTGCATTTAAAGTAGCTAAAAGAAAGTAGTGTTTTAAactaggtatatgaaaggtGTACAATTCGTCAGTAGAAAGTATTCGAAAGGGGTAACATAAAACTGAATGGCATATGAACGAGAAAAGGGTTGGCCTCTCGGGTCGGACCATCCCTGTATAAAGTTTTGTAGCagtaaaaaagagaaatttgtcagtttttaaACATCGGTaactgaaaatttgaaaatcgaACTCTTTTGCCCTTGGTTCAGAGGTGTGAATAGGCACCCAGAGTGCTTGTTATGGTGCCTTGACAAACAGGGAAAAAGCCGGAGAGAAATGAATGTTGTAAATACACCGAACTCAGTTCTAGTTTAAAGTGTGAGAACTTGCCCAAATAATGTGATCTAAAATAAGAGTGGACAGCAAGACCTGTGCAGCTCGCTCCGGACGCTGGGTGACTATGAATACTCCTCTAATATTAGTGAACATGCCCTAGCTGGTAGCTGGTTGGGGAGAGTTTCGGGCTGAGAGTATCCCTTATTTACTAGATATTACTTTACTTAAGGTATCACGTATTACAAGGAACATGTTAAACTTTGAAACGTTTAGTTTTTCCTTCACAAGTGTTTCCGTTATATGTTAAACCCCGTTACAATTGTGATTCAACAAAATTAACCGTGAATGTAATCTATTGAATTAATGTTACTAATACCCAAGCTTACTACGAGAGTATGTCGCACCACCATCATCACtaacaaagagaaatttgtcagtttttgAACATCTGTagctaaaaatttgaaaatcgaACTCTTTTGCCCCTGGTTGGAGGTGTGATAGGCCCCCAGAGTGCTTGTTATGGAGCCTTAACAAACGTGGAAATGATCGGAGAGAAATGAAAGTTGGTTAAATTAACCGAACTTCTAGTGTTAAGTGTGAGAATTTACCCAAATAATGTGATCTAAAATGAGAGTGGACAGCAAGACCTGTTCAGCTCGCTTGCGGACTTGACTATGAAAACACGGCGCCTTAGTTCGTCTTAAAGTTCGAGTCAATTTATTTCTACTTCGTACGTGATCATTCTATTGTGGAAGAATAGAATCACAATACGCACGTACTTATATAAAGGATCGAAACACAATAACCTAATATTAGTGAACATGCCCCAACTGGTAGCTGGTTGGGGAGAGATTCGGGCTGAGAGTATCCCTCATTTACTAGATATTACTTTACTTAAGGTGTCACGTATTACAAGGTACATGTTGAACTTTTAAACGTTTAGTTTTTCCTTTACAAGTGTTTCCGTTACATGTTAAACCCCGTTACAATTGTGATTCAACAAAATTAACCGTGACTGTAATCTCTTGAATTAATGTTACTAATACCCAAGCTTACTACGAGAGTATGCTGCACTACCATCATCAGtaacaaagagaaatttgtcagtttttgAACATCTGTAACTTGAAAATCAAAACTCTTTTGCCCTTGGTTGGAGGTGTGATAGGCCCCCAAAGTGCTACTTATGGTAGTTAACAAACGCGGAAATGGCGGAGAGAAATGAATGCTGGTTAAATAAAAGGAACTTCTAGTGTTAAGTGTGAGAACTTACCCAAATAATATGATCCAAAATGAGAGTGGACAGCATGCAACACTTGTGCAGCTCGCTTGCGGACGTGGCTATGAAAACTGGCCTTAGTTCAAACCAATTTATACCTACGTCCAGCTGTACTTCATACGTGATCATTGCGGAAACAATAGAATCACAATACGTACTTGGAGTAAGGAAACACAATACATTAGTAAACATGCCTTAGCTGGTTTGGGAGACGAGAGAGCCTGTACCGGCCCAGCATACAGTGAGTCCATGTATTAGATGATaggtctcggaaaattttggcctGATCTCAAAATCTCGAAAGCGTTTGTGATAGGTCAAAGTCTCATTTTCGGGTGATTTTGCAGTCTCGGCAAGTCTTGAATTTACCATTCTATATCGACTATATCCCTAGATGATTAGGGATTGCCTAAAACAGTTTCGTTAACGCAGGTTTGTTCTGTTGGAAAACTTCCTAAGCTGTTGTTAAAGGAGGTGAAAAGAGATGAACTAAGTTTTGAGACTCGTGCAGCTGGGTAATAAGAGTAATAAATTGTGACTGGGTTTTCATGcatgatcattttattatacTGGTAAGCGTTTCAAGGATGAAGAGGAGGAGTGGGTAGTGAGTGGTAGTGATATGGGAGAGCAAAACTTGATGGGCTTGTAAGAttgagaaatcaaaatcaaacgCTTTATCAATATGAATATCAGAAGctgtagacatattaaattctgcaagcagaatactgcaatgctgatcgtactacgtgaaataactctgcaagacatcaacacgacaccgaaagaactcaaaacagagcgggattgtagccatagacatctgttttgccctttttggggctcgtcagtatggcgcaACACTCGCAACAACCAGAGAAAACTCTGAAGAAAAATTATCCGTGCACTCTGATTTCAAGCCCTGACCCAGaactctcaacacccacagaatcacgccataccacgtgtcttccggggggcaagagtccaagtgtcaagttgatgtctcgcagagaaaaagtaaagaattggccaaaaccaacctcAAAAACATGGACAGAACCATGCAAGAATTACAGCATATT
Protein-coding sequences here:
- the LOC140951887 gene encoding bile salt hydrolase/transferase-like, with the protein product MTLIIVIQLLLHLFLTAKACTEIRVTTEDNSTVVIGRSMEWSFDLQSEIIVEPQGYFQKVNLSVNCTNTDHAGAPLQDWTNRYTVIYLNAPQCNGQDVASDGMNSEGLSVGALYLPNFTKYQDVCGSLCNKSSISNLQLPKFILGNFATVQEVQEALDNGSFPLVFDQKVNLSEIDTLEMHYTINDKTGAGIIIEFTNKGRTVYENTVGVCTNSPPYDFHMINLRNYVELNKTAHEALHLGGDVFTPLGQGSGLLGTPGDLTPPSRLVRAATLTHFANPVKTSDEAVNLAIHILNTVDIPHGVAGKDYTNWIVAKDLTHKALYYRTYNDLTVRVIYLDKVQPQGKMLKLPLSKPVGGFKDTTDELKTVDGGHTEL